From Paenibacillus sp. GP183, one genomic window encodes:
- a CDS encoding PTS sugar transporter subunit IIA, producing the protein MSILSADKVKLGVKVGNKYEAIRIAGQLLVDAGHVDSGYIDKMLEREDTLSTYMGGGLAIPHGTKDSKELIKSTGMSIVQIPDGVDFGEGESAFLIVGIAAAGDEHLEILTNVAMVCSDDENLERIRKASSEAEMIEIFESGMES; encoded by the coding sequence ATGAGTATTCTATCTGCAGATAAAGTAAAGCTGGGCGTCAAGGTTGGGAACAAATATGAAGCGATACGCATAGCGGGCCAATTGCTTGTCGATGCTGGCCATGTGGATTCAGGATATATTGATAAAATGCTGGAAAGAGAGGACACATTATCGACGTACATGGGCGGCGGGCTGGCGATTCCGCACGGCACGAAGGATTCCAAGGAACTGATCAAATCCACGGGGATGTCGATTGTGCAAATTCCGGATGGCGTCGATTTCGGAGAGGGCGAATCCGCTTTTTTGATAGTGGGCATTGCGGCTGCGGGAGATGAGCACCTTGAAATTTTGACCAATGTAGCGATGGTTTGCTCCGATGATGAGAATCTGGAACGCATTCGCAAGGCGTCCAGCGAAGCCGAAATGATCGAAATCTTCGAAAGCGGGATGGAGTCATGA
- a CDS encoding mannitol-1-phosphate 5-dehydrogenase, with product MRAVHFGAGNIGRGFIGLLLSRSGYEVIFVDVNETVVSLLQQRGEYSVSLANESQATTRVTGVTAISGKNMAQVAEAIVRADLVTTAVGVNVLKHIAEGIAQGIEMRIMQNHAPLHVIACENAIGGSTQLKEHVYAHLSEINRRKADEQVAFPDAAVDRIVPIQHHEDPLHVTVEPFYEWVVDRSAMIKGFKEIEGVHYVDELEPYIERKLFTVNTGHCCAAYLGYLKGYSTIQQTMKDSLITSKVEKVLEETGALLVNKYGFDPVEHKHYRDTILDRFRNPYLTDEVVRVGRSPVRKLSPNDRLVRPALQAFERGIEPQNLAMAMAAALRFDAQEDPEALELQESIRTRGVSETVTKYTGIAAGHPIHALIIEQYDHMHQRIQL from the coding sequence ATGAGAGCGGTCCATTTTGGAGCAGGCAATATCGGCAGAGGATTTATAGGACTGCTTCTGTCCCGATCTGGATATGAGGTTATCTTCGTAGATGTGAATGAAACGGTAGTATCGCTTTTGCAGCAAAGAGGAGAGTACTCGGTTTCCTTGGCGAACGAATCGCAAGCAACCACCCGCGTTACCGGTGTTACGGCAATCAGCGGAAAGAATATGGCGCAAGTAGCAGAAGCGATAGTCAGAGCTGACTTGGTCACAACGGCTGTAGGAGTTAACGTCCTTAAGCATATTGCTGAAGGTATAGCCCAAGGCATTGAAATGCGTATCATGCAAAACCATGCACCCTTGCATGTGATTGCTTGTGAGAATGCCATAGGAGGCAGCACGCAATTGAAAGAGCATGTGTATGCGCATTTAAGTGAAATAAATCGCCGGAAGGCGGATGAGCAAGTGGCTTTTCCGGATGCAGCGGTGGATCGAATCGTGCCGATTCAGCATCATGAGGACCCCTTACACGTTACTGTAGAGCCCTTTTACGAGTGGGTCGTCGATCGTTCGGCGATGATTAAGGGTTTTAAGGAAATCGAAGGCGTTCATTATGTGGATGAATTAGAGCCTTACATCGAGCGCAAGCTGTTTACTGTGAATACCGGCCATTGCTGTGCGGCGTATCTTGGCTATTTAAAGGGGTATTCGACGATTCAACAGACTATGAAAGATTCACTCATAACCTCTAAGGTGGAGAAGGTGCTGGAAGAGACAGGCGCTCTGCTTGTGAACAAGTATGGATTTGATCCAGTGGAACATAAGCATTATAGGGATACAATCCTCGATCGGTTCCGCAATCCTTATTTGACGGACGAAGTCGTACGGGTCGGCCGCTCACCTGTACGAAAGCTGTCCCCGAACGATCGGCTTGTTCGCCCAGCGCTTCAAGCCTTTGAGCGGGGGATCGAGCCGCAGAATCTGGCGATGGCCATGGCAGCCGCGCTGCGTTTCGATGCTCAGGAGGACCCGGAAGCATTGGAGCTGCAAGAGTCCATACGCACCCGTGGGGTAAGCGAGACCGTAACCAAGTATACGGGCATTGCCGCGGGGCATCCGATACATGCGTTAATCATAGAGCAATACGATCACATGCATCAGCGGATTCAATTGTAA
- the ptsP gene encoding phosphoenolpyruvate--protein phosphotransferase, protein MSQTLTGIAASPGIAIAKVYRLEVSAYEPVRTIVPDPKKEVLRFRHAVERAAEELEALRQLTEARLGAQKAEIFEAHALLLEDPDFIDVIVERIAQKNINAEYALHEVAQSFIEMLMGMDNELLRERAADVRDVSGRVMSHLRGIPYTTVSNISEEIILVAEDLSPSDTAQLNLDYVRGFITEIGSRTSHSAIMARSLGIPAIVGAGAAAGGIRADDTVILDAVEGRIIVNPGTEELLAYKQKKEQYDRHRLELATLKDQATVSSDGHRVELAANIGSVEDLQKVLDNGAEGIGLFRTEFLYMGRNNFPTEEEQFSVYKHVLEKMADKPVVIRTLDIGGDKELPYLKLPAESNPFLGLRAIRLCLERQDLFRTQLRALLRASSYGQLKIMFPMIAVMDELLEAKRLLQEEKDKLIQEGLPVSATFEIGIMIEIPAAALAADVLAKEVDFFSIGTNDLIQYTMAADRMNETVSYLYQPCHPSILKLIRMVIYAAGKEGKWVGMCGEMAGDETAIPLLLGLGLHEYSMSASSILPARALIGRLSRTEWTVHANKALTLGSQNEIKTFVEKLMKE, encoded by the coding sequence ATGTCACAAACTTTAACAGGTATAGCTGCTTCCCCTGGCATCGCGATTGCCAAGGTATATCGGCTTGAAGTCTCCGCCTATGAGCCGGTTCGCACCATCGTTCCGGATCCGAAGAAGGAGGTGCTGCGTTTTCGTCACGCAGTTGAACGGGCCGCGGAGGAGCTAGAAGCTCTTCGCCAGCTTACAGAGGCTCGCTTGGGTGCCCAAAAGGCCGAGATTTTCGAAGCTCATGCGCTTTTGCTTGAAGACCCTGATTTCATTGACGTCATTGTTGAGCGCATCGCTCAGAAAAATATTAATGCGGAATATGCGCTCCATGAGGTCGCCCAATCGTTTATTGAGATGCTCATGGGCATGGATAACGAGCTGCTGAGGGAACGTGCCGCCGATGTGCGCGACGTATCCGGCAGGGTGATGAGCCATCTGCGAGGAATTCCCTATACGACGGTATCGAATATTTCCGAGGAAATAATTCTCGTCGCCGAGGACCTTTCACCATCCGATACCGCTCAGCTGAATCTGGATTATGTCAGGGGCTTCATCACTGAAATCGGCAGCCGCACATCCCATTCCGCCATTATGGCGCGTTCGCTCGGCATTCCTGCGATTGTCGGTGCAGGTGCTGCAGCCGGCGGAATTCGTGCAGACGATACCGTTATTTTGGACGCTGTCGAAGGCCGTATCATCGTGAATCCTGGTACCGAAGAGCTGCTGGCTTACAAGCAGAAGAAAGAGCAGTATGACAGGCACAGGCTTGAGCTCGCCACACTGAAGGATCAGGCCACTGTATCCAGCGATGGACATCGTGTAGAGCTTGCGGCCAATATCGGCAGTGTGGAGGACCTGCAGAAGGTGCTCGACAATGGAGCGGAAGGCATCGGCTTGTTCCGCACGGAGTTTCTTTACATGGGACGCAATAACTTCCCCACGGAGGAAGAACAGTTCAGCGTCTATAAGCATGTGCTGGAGAAAATGGCAGATAAGCCGGTCGTCATCCGCACGCTGGATATCGGCGGCGACAAGGAGCTGCCGTATTTGAAGCTGCCAGCAGAGAGCAACCCGTTCCTCGGTCTCCGCGCCATTCGCCTGTGCCTTGAGCGGCAGGACTTGTTCCGCACGCAGCTTCGTGCGCTGCTTCGCGCCAGCTCATACGGCCAACTGAAAATCATGTTCCCGATGATCGCGGTCATGGATGAGCTTCTGGAAGCCAAGCGTTTGCTCCAGGAAGAAAAAGATAAGTTAATCCAGGAGGGCTTGCCCGTTTCAGCTACCTTCGAGATAGGGATCATGATCGAGATTCCGGCAGCAGCGTTAGCCGCGGATGTATTAGCCAAGGAAGTTGATTTCTTCAGCATCGGGACCAATGACTTGATCCAATATACCATGGCGGCAGACCGGATGAATGAAACGGTGTCTTACTTGTATCAACCCTGCCATCCTTCTATACTTAAACTTATCCGGATGGTTATATACGCAGCGGGGAAAGAGGGTAAGTGGGTAGGAATGTGCGGAGAAATGGCCGGCGATGAGACGGCGATTCCGCTTTTGCTTGGGCTTGGACTGCATGAGTACAGTATGAGTGCCAGCTCCATTTTGCCTGCCAGAGCCTTGATTGGGCGGCTTTCTCGAACCGAATGGACTGTTCATGCGAATAAAGCTTTGACACTCGGAAGCCAGAACGAAATAAAAACCTTTGTAGAGAAGTTAATGAAGGAGTGA